A stretch of the Rosa rugosa chromosome 5, drRosRugo1.1, whole genome shotgun sequence genome encodes the following:
- the LOC133709770 gene encoding multicopper oxidase LPR2, whose product MQPEMVSMQIILLASALLVFGVFMNSSWAEEKLVNLTRLQMFVDDLPDMPRIQGFEVVNGVPKPRSFKIGMYEKKWKFHRDLPASTVYAFGTSKRTATVPGPTIEALHGISTFIRWQNNIHSTKHILPWDPTIPTAVASTKKGIPTVVHLHGAIGEPESDGNANAWFTEKFGDRGPTWSKKTYRYINQQQPGNLWYHDHAMGLTRVNLLAGLLGAYIIRNPDVEGPLGLPRGEFDRTLVVFDRAFSTDGSIYMDPTGNNPSIHPQWQPEYFGDAIIVNGKAWPKLTVRRRKYRFRIINASNARFFKFFFTNGLRFIHVGADSAYLGKPVASRDILVGPSEITDVVVDFSESKTNNAILANDAAYPYPSGDPVNEANSKVMKFWILGHSEVDTSRVPEKLIHYPAPDLSSASQTRYIAMYEYTSDIDEPTHLYLNAKPYEAPATETPKAGTTEIWNVINLTEDNHPLHIHLGLFVVLDQTDFEKVEEFKDCMTKLNDAVKCQISKYARGNKTEVPAHEKGWKNVFKMRPSAVTKILVRFAYIHSNASYEFDPTAEPGYVYHCHILDHEDNAMMRPLKIIR is encoded by the exons aTGCAACCAGAGATGGTTAGTATGCAGATAATTCTGTTGGCTTCAGCTCTTCTGGTTTTTGGGGTGTTTATGAATTCTTCATGGGCAGAAGAAAAGCTTGTAAATCTGACCAGGTTGCAGATGTTTGTGGATGATCTACCTGACATGCCCAGAATCCAAGGCTTTGAGGTTGTCAATGGCGTTCCAAAACCCAGGTCATTCAAGATTGGCATGTACGAGAAGAAATGG AAATTCCACAGAGACCTACCGGCATCGACGGTGTACGCCTTCGGTACAAGCAAGCGCACAGCAACTGTCCCTGGTCCAACAATCGAGGCCCTCCATGGGATTTCCACCTTCATTAGGTGGCAAAATAATATCCATTCAACCAAACACATCCTCCCTTGGGACCCCACCATTCCGACAGCCGTAGCTTCCACCAAGAAGGGCATTCCTACCGTGGTGCACCTACACGGCGCCATCGGAGAACCCGAGAGTGACGGAAATGCAAACGCATGGTTCACCGAGAAATTCGGAGACCGTGGTCCCACTTGGTCAAAGAAAACATATCGCTACATTAATCAGCAACAGCCCGGAAACCTATGGTATCATGACCATGCCATGGGGTTGACCAGAGTCAACCTCTTGGCCGGTTTGCTGGGGGCCTATATCATCCGGAATCCGGATGTTGAGGGTCCGCTCGGACTTCCTCGTGGTGAATTTGATCGTACGTTGGTGGTTTTCGACCGTGCATTTAGCACCGATGGTTCGATATACATGGATCCCACAGGAAACAATCCCTCCATACACCCACAATGGCAGCCGGAGTACTTTGGCGACGCGATTATTGTAAACGGAAAGGCGTGGCCAAAATTGACGGTACGACGTCGTAAATACAGGTTCCGAATCATCAACGCCAGCAATGCAAGATTCTTTAAATTCTTCTTCACCAACGGGCTGAGATTCATCCACGTGGGAGCTGACTCAGCATACCTTGGAAAACCTGTTGCCAGCAGGGACATTTTAGTGGGGCCATCTGAGATCACTGACGTGGTAGTTGACTTTTCAGAGTCAAAGACTAACAATGCTATCCTAGCCAACGACGCTGCGTATCCTTACCCCTCCGGCGACCCGGTCAACGAAGCCAATAGCAAGGTCATGAAGTTTTGGATTCTCGGCCACTCAGAGGTTGACACGTCGCGTGTTCCGGAGAAGCTTATCCACTACCCTGCTCCTGATTTATCCAGTGCTTCGCAGACTCGCTACATCGCCATGTACGAGTACACTAGCGACATTGATGAGCCGACGCATCTGTATCTGAATGCCAAACCCTACGAGGCTCCGGCGACCGAGACCCCCAAAGCGGGGACGACGGAGATTTGGAACGTGATCAATCTGACGGAGGACAATCACCCGCTGCACATTCACCTTGGGTTGTTTGTTGTACTGGATCAGACTGACTTCGAGAAGGTGGAGGAGTTCAAAGATTGCATGACTAAGCTAAACGACGCTGTCAAGTGCCAGATAAGCAAGTATGCACGTGGCAACAAGACGGAGGTGCCAGCTCACGAGAAGGGGTGGAAGAACGTTTTCAAGATGAGACCTAGTGCTGTGACAAAAATTCTGGTCAGATTTGCTTACATACATTCGAATGCATCCTATGAATTCGACCCGACTGCCGAGCCTGGTTACGTATACCATTGCCAT ATCTTAGATCATGAAGACAATGCGATGATGAGACCATTGAAAATAATCCGTTGA